The following coding sequences are from one Triticum dicoccoides isolate Atlit2015 ecotype Zavitan chromosome 4A, WEW_v2.0, whole genome shotgun sequence window:
- the LOC119285779 gene encoding RNA-binding KH domain-containing protein RCF3-like: protein MVGPGHRNSHGKRQSDYAENGGGKRRNPGDDTYAPGPDDTVYRYLCTSRKIGSIIGRGGEIAKQLRSDTQAKIRIGESVPNCDDRVITIFSSSRETNTIEDTEDKVCAAQDALFRVHEKLATDDGPVNEENEEGLGQLTVRLLVPSDQIGCIIGKGGHIIQGIRSDTGSQIRVLSNEHLPACATSGDELLLIIGDPMVVRKALLQVSSRLHGNPSRSQHLLASSLTQPFPAGSRLGSSSTAPVVGITPMVSPYGRYKGDMVGDWPSIYQQRREVSSAKEFSLRVLCAAANVGGVIGKRGGIIKQIRQESGAFIKVDSSSAEDDCIITVSAKEFFEDPVSPTIDATVRLQPRCSEKIDAESGEPSYTTRLLVSTSRIGCLIGKGGSIITEIRRTSRATIRIISKEDVPKVASDDEEMVQISGDLDVARHALVQITTRLKANFFEREGALSGFPPVIPYHPLPASVSDEPKYLSRDNKSAGHDYPYSSGYHASDDVLPVDRYANYGSSQVYGGGYGAYSGGSGSSGLSGSTYLSSGKRYGY, encoded by the exons ATGGTCGGGCCTGGGCACCGGAACAGTCATGGAAAGCGGCAGTCTGATTATGCTGAAAATGGAGGTGGCAAGAGAAGAAATCctggtgatgatacatatgctcctGGTCCAGATGACACTGTCTATCGCTACCTTTGCACGTCTAGGAAAATAGGGAGTATAATTGGGAGGGGTGGAGAAATTGCCAAACAGCTGAGGAGCGATACTCAAGCTAAGATTAGGATTGGTGAGAGTGTACCTAACTGCGATGACCGAGTCATAACAATATTTAGCTCAAGCAGGGAGACTAATACCATTGAAGATACCGAAGATAAGGTTTGCGCTGCTCAAGATGCTCTCTTTAGGGTTCATGAGAAGCTTGCCACAGATGATGGTCCTGTGAACGAAGAAAATGAAGAGGGTTTAGGTCAACTTACTGTTCGGTTGCTTGTGCCATCTGATCAGATTGGATGCATTATTGGAAAAGGTGGGCATATCATCCAGGGAATCCGCAGCGACACTGGTTCACAAATACGTGTTCTTAGTAATGAACACCTTCCTGCATGTGCTACTAGTGGTGATGAACTTCTCCTG ATAATTGGGGATCCGATGGTAGTTAGAAAAGCTCTTCTCCAAGTGTCATCTCGCCTCCATGGCAACCCATCCAGGTCACAGCATCTCCTTGCGTCCAGCTTAACCCAACCTTTTCCAGCGGGATCCCGCCTTGGTAGTTCCTCTACTGCACCAGTTGTAGGGATTACTCCTATGGTTAGTCCTTATGGACGATACAAAGGTGATATGGTGGGAGATTGGCCTTCTATATACCAACAACGGAGGGAGGTGAGCTCTGCAAAAGAGTTTAGCCTGCGTGTGCTTTGTGCTGCGGCGAATGTCGGAGGTGTAATTGGAAAAAGAGGTGGTATTATCAAACAGATTAGGCAAGAATCTGGAGCTTTTATCAAAGTGGATAGTTCGAGTGCTGAAGATGACTGCATAATTACAGTTTCAGCAAAGGAG TTCTTTGAAGATCCTGTCTCTCCAACAATCGATGCTACAGTCCGTTTACAGCCAAGATGCAGTGAGAAAATTGATGCAGAATCGGGGGAGCCATCATATACTACACGTTTGTTGGTGTCGACATCACGGATAGGGTGCCTGATCGGCAAAGGTGGTTCAATCATTACGGAGATACGAAGAACATCGAGAGCAACCATACGAATCATTTCGAAGGAGGATGTTCCAAAAGTAGCATCGGACGACGAAGAGATGGTCCAG ATCAGCGGAGATCTTGATGTTGCAAGGCATGCTCTTGTGCAAATAACTACAAGGCTGAAAGCCAACTTCTTTGAAAGAGAAGGTGCTTTATCAGGTTTTCCACCTGTGATCCCATATCACCCTTTGCCTGCTAGTGTGTCCGATGAGCCAAAGTATCTAAGCAGAGACAATAAGTCTGCTGGGCACGATTATCCATATTCTAGTGGATATCATGCATCAGACGATGTGCTTCCTGTTGACCGTTATGCAAATTATGGCAGCTCCCAG GTCTACGGAGGCGGCTATGGTGCTTACAGTGGTGGTTCTGGCAGCAGCGG GTTATCTGGCTCTACCTATCTTTCATCTGGAAAACGCTATGGCTATTAA